Sequence from the Methanobacterium alkalithermotolerans genome:
ACCCAGGCCAGGGAGAACAACAGAAGACTCAAGGCTGACAAAACTCCAAAAATAACCTGCTTTTTAAGGTTAGGTGCCAGTATACTCTCTACTAAAAACCATATCACCAGTAAGGGTAGCAGTATGGTAAACATATCGGTATCAAAGAAACCGGCAAAAGTATGGGAAAAATAAGTAGGAGCAGTGGCTACTAAAATTCCCGCAGCTATGCCTCCATAATCATTACTGATTTTACGCACCAAAAAGTAGGCCGGTATTACACAAAGTGATGCTATTAAAGACCCGGTCCAAAAGGCCACCACAGTAAGGGGCACGGTTGCAAATATATTTGCCAGATAATAAAATGCCGCTGTCAAATAAATTATAAGCGGCGGATAAGCTACCTCTCGCCCAGGAGGATAGTAAGAATGGAGATCCCAAGCCTCTCCATTTTTTGTGGTATCTCCAATAATTCCATTTTCAATGAAATTTTCGGTTAAACGGTAATTATAATATGAATCCATTTCACTAAAATAGGGAAGACCCGTATCATCTTTGTAAAAATCTTTTGACTCATCAGGGACTCCTGAAATGTTGTAAGCCTCTGCTCGAAGGACAAATACAACCGAAAAAAGCAAAAGAATTATGATAACAGGTTTAAGTTTGGATAAATTATCTTTAAAGTTCATAGAACCTCCTCTATATAAGTACCTATTACAATTTTTCTTATATTCGATTTAAATTCATATTTACATCTATTTAACTATTATCATTATTTTTCAATTATTAGTTTAGACTTTATTTAAAAAAAATTAATCCTCAATTTTTTAAAGGAGGTGATAATGGGGAATATTTGATAAAAAAATAAGAGTAAAAAAGAAAAATAATTCGATTAAAGAAGAAATAAGAAAAAAATCTGGATTTATTACTAAAAAATTCTAATTATATATTTTCTATCCGGATTTATTGGCCTCTTTTTCTTCAAGTGACTGGGTAAAACGACATTTAGGAAAACCACTACATCCTATGAACTCCCCATATCTTCCAGAACGCTTAAGTAATTGTTTACCACATTCTGGACACTTACCTACTACTTCTGGTTTGGTTTCCTTACCATCCTGGCCACATTTAGGATCTAAACAGGCTCTTTGGCGGGGTTTACCAAACGAAATTAAAGGAAGACTGCACTTTTCACATGTTGTCTTTAAAACACTGGCACCTCGAGGTAAAGAGTAGGTAGCTTTACAGTCCGGGTAATTAGAACATCCTACAAAGGTACTTTTATTTCGGGGGGAGTATTTTAGTACCAGATTTCCCTTACACTTACATTCCCCCACAATGCGGCTTTCCTGATAAGCATCGTAAATCTTTTGACCTATCTTCAGCTTACTTTTTTCCACATCCTCCAGAATAGAAATTACTTCTTTTTTAGCATCATCAATCACCTTTTCTTTGGTAATTTCTGCCGCCATTATTTCCTGCAACTCATTTTCGAATTGCCGGGTTAATTCTTCACTGGTAATCTGGGGGGAATACTCCCGAAGAGTATCAATGATATTTTCACCTAACTGGTTCACCGTAATTTGTTTTCCATAGATGTACTTTCTATCATATAAAATGGCTATTATGTCTGCCCGGGTAGATTTTGTACCCAGACCTCTTTTTTCCAGTTCTCTTATTAATGATGCTTCGTTATAACGGGCAGGAGGTTTGGTTTCTTTTTCTTCAGACCGTATTTTTTTTACTTTAAGCCGATCACCTTTTTTGATATCTGGAAACTCATCATTTTCCACTTTACGGAAAGGATAATGTTCTAACCACCCCATATATGAAATACGTTTTCTACGGAATAGAAAATCTTCTTCACCAATTTTAAGTTCGGTTTTCATGGTTTCTAAAGTTGCATCTTCTCCAAAAACGCTTATAAATCGATAAACGATAAGTTCATAAAGTTTACGGTCATCAGTACTTAATTTTTTTGGCAATACTCCAGTAGGGTGAATAGAAGGGTGAGCTTCGTCCTTTTTTTTACCTTCATTAGGTTTTAAAGGGGTGGGAAGTTTTTTAATTTGTTTTTTAAAGGCAGAATCTTTAGAAAGCTTTTCTAATATGCCCTCATATCCAATACTTTTAGGCAATTTTTGAGATGATGTACGGGGGTAGGAAGTATAACCTTCAGTGTAAAGATTTTGAGCTATTTGCTGAGTTCTCTTAGGACTAAATCCAAAAACTCCGTAAGCTTCTGACTGTAAACTCCCTAAATCAAATGGAAACGGTGGTTTTTTAGTAGTGTTGAGCAATTTTATATGGTCCACCACAGCATCATTACCTTTGCAATTACTAAGAACTGCTTCTGCTTCTTTTTTATCCCATATCTTTCCTTTTTTATTATCTGCAACTATGCCTTCTTCTAAAAGGGCCTTTATCATCCAGTAAGGAACCGGTACAAATTCACGGATCTCTTTTTCGCGATCTACCAGTATGGATAAAGTAGGAGTTTGCACTCTCCCTGCTGATAACTTAATAAAACGTGATGTGGATTCACGCACAGATTTCATCAATGCTTTGGAAATATTCACCCCAAAAATAAAGTCCAGTACATGCCGGGCGATTCCACTATCCACCTGATTAAAATCTAAATCTATGGGTTTGTGATAAGCATTAAGAACATCTTCTTTAGTCAGAGTCGAAAATTTCATTCTAAGGGCATTTTCCACACTTTTATCGCCACAAATATATTTTAAGGCATTATAACCAATTAAAGTACCTTCTATATCATAATCACAGGCATGAATGAATATATCTGCACCTTTTCCGAATTTTTTAATAGCATTTACGTAATCTTTAACATAAGATTTTTTTTTATCTATATCATAAAGTGGGATCCATTCCAAATCAAAAAAATGTTCATTTTTCGAATTTAATGGCTTTAAAGAATACAGGTGTCCCACAGCAGATAAAACGGTGGTCTTTTTCCCTTCTTCCTCAAATTCCCAGTATGCTACTTTTTTATAAGTTTTTTTCTCCGCATGGGGAGATAAAGCTTGAGCTATTTTCTCAGAGGACTTGGGCTTCTCACAGATAATGACCTCATGCATAATATCACACAAAATTTTCCTAATTTATATAACTGAATATGATTGATGTTATTTAAAAATAAGCCCCATAAATAATAAAATTATTAAATAATATACTTTATTTTATTACTCTATTCTGCTACTAAAACCTAATTCACGAAATAGAGCTATTTATAAAATCCGTAAAACTGGCTGCAGTAGTCACACATGGGATATTTACCATAATGGTAGTGACTAAAATCATCTGCACTAATGTCGAATTTTTCATTGCAAGTATAACACGTTTCGATTTTCTTTTCTTTTTCATCAGATTTAGATGTTTTAGATTTAGAATTATCTTTTTCCATAAACACACCATTATCTAATTAAAAATATATGGAATAAATGGGGAAGAGGTTTTTAAACCTCAAAAAAATCGCAAATATTAGAAAACGTCGTGTTTTTGTAGAAGTAATAACTCATCAGTAGATAGTTTTTTACCTTCTTTGAATTTGCGATAAATTTCTTCGGCTCTTTCCTTTTCTTCCTGATTTTTCTTCCGGGAAGTCCTGCTTTCCATATCTCTTCTTCGTGATTTTATGCCACCCAACTTTTTATTAATTTTGTGAATGTCCCCCAGGACGGATTTAAACTCCTCATGCTTTTGGGAGGCCTGGTTTTTATATTCAACAAATTTTTTGTGGGATTCATCGGCATTAGTCCTTATTTCATCTGTTTTACGGAAATATTCCAGCATTTTTTCGTGGAATTCCTGTGCCTGCTCTGAAAGTTCAACCACTTTTGCATGATATTCTTCAGATACTTTTTTAAGTTCCTGAGCTTCTTCTTGAACTTTTTCATCTTCTTGAAGTGCCATTAACTTTTTCCTGAGTTCATTAGCATCTTTTACAAGTTGATTTTCTTTCTTTATATCCAGGACACGGGTTTCGATTATCTTATCGATTTTCTTTATTTCATTTTCGATTTTAAATCTTTCCTTTCTTCCAGAAGTCCATTCCATCTTTTTGAGTTCGTTGTTAGCATTATCCCGAAGTTTTTTATTTTTCTCAACTTCTTCGTTTATCTTGTTTCTTTTATCTCTAAATTCGATGGCAACATTGAGATTTTCTTTAAGGCTAGCATTTAATTCATCTCGAATTTCTCTTTGCTTCTTAGCCTTTTGGTTAAGTTTATCTCTTTCTTCGGAGATATTAGAAAGAACTTTTTCATACTCATCCTTTTTTTCTATGGCATTATCCATACTACCTTCCATGATTGATGAAATTGCTTTTTCTTTTTCATCAGCATTGGATTTTTCCAGTAGAGGAACTAATTCGCCAAGATCCTGATTCTCAATGGAAACATCTGCTATTTCTACTAAAGCAGGCTTTGCATTAAATGCTATTCCTAATTTCGCCGCTTTAATCATGGAAATATCATTTGCACCATCACCAACTGCAGCACATTCTTCGAGAGTAAGCCCTTCCTCTTCAATTATCTGGCATAAAACATCATATTTAGATCCTTCTACCAGAGGACCACTTACTTCGCCGGTTAGAATACCTTCTTCTTCGTGCAATACATTGGAGAATGCATAATCCATACCCAGCTTTTCTTTAATAGGGTTAGCTATCTCTTCAAAGCTTCCAGATATTATGGCCAGTTTATAGCCTTTTTTCTTTAGATCTTTTATAGCCTTCTCTGCACCGTTCATCAGGGGCATTTTATCTGCTAAAGCAGAAATTTCATCTATTTTAGCACCTTTAAGAAGTTTAACTCTCTCTTTTATTGAGGTTTCAAAGTCCATGTCGCCTTCCATGGCCTTTTTGGTTATTTCCATTATCTGGTCTTGAATACCCATTAACTTTCCAATTTCGTCTATGGCTTCACCATCGATAATAACGTTGTCAAGGTCAAAAACTACAAGTTTAATCAAAATATCACCAATTAAATCAAATCCAGCTCTTCGAGCCGGTCTCGAGTTTTAGCGACACCTAGTTTGGCATCTTCTTTGCTCTTGGCTCCAGTGCATACTACTTTACCTGATCCAAAGAGCAGTAAAACCACTTTTGGTTCACCTAAACGATAAACTAGCCCAGGGAACTGTTCTGGTTCGTATTCAGTATTTTCTAATCCTAATGCAACTGCTTCCAGATTTAAAGTTTTCATTAAATTAGCAGAAGCAACTATGTTTTGAATTTTTATTTCAAATTCTTCAGGAATGTCCGGATCCATAGTTCTCATTTGGTCCACAGTAATTTTTATGGCCAATTTAGAGTCGTCTATAGATTTTGCCCCGGTACATACCAATTTCCCAGAACCAAAAATCAATGCAGCAGTTTTAGGTTCTTTAAGTTTGTAAACCAAACCAGGGAATTGTTCGCGGTTAAAATCAACACCTTCAAGTGCTTTAGCAACAGTAGGAAGATCAATAGATTTTCCAAGAGTAGCCGAGGCAACTATGTTTTCCACTTTAATTTCCACATCGGTCAATTTAATATACCTCCCAGTAGTTAGAATAATCTTATTTATATAAAATGTATAAAACTGTTATTTATATTAGATTAATGCAGTACTTAAAAAGTAGTGGTTATATTCTATTTTTTTAAATATCAGATTTAATTATTAATAGTCCCTAATTTTTTATCATTCTGTTATTATCTCTATTTAAGGGAATAATTTAAAACAAAATAAATGAAACTATTATTATAAAATGTTATGGGCTATGCTTATATAAATGTTATCCTGTTTTTGATGATTTCGATATCAGGAAGGTAGTATACCTTAGTAAAAAATATTTTAATTAATTGCCCCTGCATCCTTTTTTTATTTATCTTCTAATCTTAAAACATTAATTTAGTAATTAAGGTACTAATATTTAATTCAAATACAAAAAAGTTTATACTTAAAAATAAAAGTTATAGCTGGGGATTATTCAAATTGTATTCCAGGTTATAATAATTAAAGCTTTAATCCGCACCTTAATTCCATTTCCCTCTGAAATTTTATAAATGGGTGTATAATTATGAATCCCAAGTTTTACCAGAAACAAATAGCAGAAGTAGGCGTAGATGGTATGAAAATTGAACCATCTTCACTGGCTGAAGCCATGTCTTTACTTGTAAAATTAAGAAATTATAAAAAATTACTGGAAAAAATCAAATTTAATTTACACATGGATATGAGATCCATTCGCAAAGAATATCTTGAAAAAATACAATCTTTGAAAGAAGAGCCTTCCCGAAGAGGGCTTTTTAGAAAAAATTTAACTGAAAAAGATAAAAGATCTACCAAAAAAAACATCTACGAAGAAAGAGACAGAATTTTAGCTCCATATGAAGCTCTTGAAAGATTAATTGAGGATTATTTGGATCAAATAGAAGATTCAAAAACTTATTTAGAGTTATTTATTCAAAAAGAAACTGAATACAAGAAATAAGACTCTAAAACAGGTAGTCTTATAGGTTAATGGGCCTCTAATTTTGAGGGGCTATTTTATTTTATAAATATATT
This genomic interval carries:
- the topA gene encoding DNA topoisomerase I; translation: MHEVIICEKPKSSEKIAQALSPHAEKKTYKKVAYWEFEEEGKKTTVLSAVGHLYSLKPLNSKNEHFFDLEWIPLYDIDKKKSYVKDYVNAIKKFGKGADIFIHACDYDIEGTLIGYNALKYICGDKSVENALRMKFSTLTKEDVLNAYHKPIDLDFNQVDSGIARHVLDFIFGVNISKALMKSVRESTSRFIKLSAGRVQTPTLSILVDREKEIREFVPVPYWMIKALLEEGIVADNKKGKIWDKKEAEAVLSNCKGNDAVVDHIKLLNTTKKPPFPFDLGSLQSEAYGVFGFSPKRTQQIAQNLYTEGYTSYPRTSSQKLPKSIGYEGILEKLSKDSAFKKQIKKLPTPLKPNEGKKKDEAHPSIHPTGVLPKKLSTDDRKLYELIVYRFISVFGEDATLETMKTELKIGEEDFLFRRKRISYMGWLEHYPFRKVENDEFPDIKKGDRLKVKKIRSEEKETKPPARYNEASLIRELEKRGLGTKSTRADIIAILYDRKYIYGKQITVNQLGENIIDTLREYSPQITSEELTRQFENELQEIMAAEITKEKVIDDAKKEVISILEDVEKSKLKIGQKIYDAYQESRIVGECKCKGNLVLKYSPRNKSTFVGCSNYPDCKATYSLPRGASVLKTTCEKCSLPLISFGKPRQRACLDPKCGQDGKETKPEVVGKCPECGKQLLKRSGRYGEFIGCSGFPKCRFTQSLEEKEANKSG
- the serB gene encoding phosphoserine phosphatase SerB; translated protein: MIKLVVFDLDNVIIDGEAIDEIGKLMGIQDQIMEITKKAMEGDMDFETSIKERVKLLKGAKIDEISALADKMPLMNGAEKAIKDLKKKGYKLAIISGSFEEIANPIKEKLGMDYAFSNVLHEEEGILTGEVSGPLVEGSKYDVLCQIIEEEGLTLEECAAVGDGANDISMIKAAKLGIAFNAKPALVEIADVSIENQDLGELVPLLEKSNADEKEKAISSIMEGSMDNAIEKKDEYEKVLSNISEERDKLNQKAKKQREIRDELNASLKENLNVAIEFRDKRNKINEEVEKNKKLRDNANNELKKMEWTSGRKERFKIENEIKKIDKIIETRVLDIKKENQLVKDANELRKKLMALQEDEKVQEEAQELKKVSEEYHAKVVELSEQAQEFHEKMLEYFRKTDEIRTNADESHKKFVEYKNQASQKHEEFKSVLGDIHKINKKLGGIKSRRRDMESRTSRKKNQEEKERAEEIYRKFKEGKKLSTDELLLLQKHDVF
- a CDS encoding TATA-box-binding protein; protein product: MTDVEIKVENIVASATLGKSIDLPTVAKALEGVDFNREQFPGLVYKLKEPKTAALIFGSGKLVCTGAKSIDDSKLAIKITVDQMRTMDPDIPEEFEIKIQNIVASANLMKTLNLEAVALGLENTEYEPEQFPGLVYRLGEPKVVLLLFGSGKVVCTGAKSKEDAKLGVAKTRDRLEELDLI